GGAGATCGCGGGCTACATCTCGCTGGTGTCGGACGTGTTCCTGCGTCTGATCAAGATGGTGATCGGCCCGCTCGTCTTCTCGACGCTCGTCGTCGGCATTGCGCACATGGGCGACGCGGCCTCGGTCGGACGCGTATTCGCGAAAGCGCTCGGCTGGTTCGTCACCGCCTCGCTGGTCTCGCTGCTGCTCGGCCTGTTGATGTCCAATCTGCTCAGGCCCGGCGAGAATCTCGGCCTGCCGCTGCCCGACATCGGCGCGTCGGCGAACCTGGCCACCGCCAAGTTCACGCTCAAGGACTTCGTCGGCCACATGGTCCCCAGGTCCTTCGCCGAGTCGATGGCCAACAACGAAATCCTGCAGATCGTCGTGTTCTCGATGTTCTTCGGCATCGCGCTCGCCGCGCTGGGCGAGAAGGGCAAGGTGCTCGTGGCCGCGATCGACCAGCTCTCGCACGTCATGCTCAAGATCACCGGCTACGTGATGAAGCTCGCGCCGCTGGCGGTGCTGGCGGCGATGGCCGCTACCGTGGCCGTCAACGGGCTGACCATCCTGTTGAAGTTCGCGGTTTTCATGGGCGACTTCTACCTCAGCCTTTTCCTGTTGTGGGCGGTGCTCACGGCGGCCGGCTTCGTGTTCCTCGGGCCGCGCGTGTTCAAGCTACTGGCGCTGATCAAGGAGGCATTCATGCTTTCCTTCGCGACCGCGAGTTCCGAGGCCGCTTATCCGAAGATCCTCGACGCGCTCGACCGTTTCGGCGTGAATCGCAAGATTTCCAGCTTCGTGATGCCAATGGGGTACTCGTTCAACCTTGACGGCTCGATGATGTATTGCACGTTCGCGACGTTGTTCATCGCCCAGGCGTACAACATGCACCTCTC
The Paraburkholderia terrae genome window above contains:
- a CDS encoding dicarboxylate/amino acid:cation symporter; translated protein: MNRKNAAAIWILIAMLVGIGIGYMIYTSFPDKKAATEIAGYISLVSDVFLRLIKMVIGPLVFSTLVVGIAHMGDAASVGRVFAKALGWFVTASLVSLLLGLLMSNLLRPGENLGLPLPDIGASANLATAKFTLKDFVGHMVPRSFAESMANNEILQIVVFSMFFGIALAALGEKGKVLVAAIDQLSHVMLKITGYVMKLAPLAVLAAMAATVAVNGLTILLKFAVFMGDFYLSLFLLWAVLTAAGFVFLGPRVFKLLALIKEAFMLSFATASSEAAYPKILDALDRFGVNRKISSFVMPMGYSFNLDGSMMYCTFATLFIAQAYNMHLSLGTQLTMLLILMLTSKGMAGVPRASLVVIAATLNQFGIPEAGLLLILGVDTFLDMGRSATNAVGNSIASAVVGKWEGELLSEADAAANAARIDAELGATLAHPAES